A single genomic interval of Spinacia oleracea cultivar Varoflay chromosome 6, BTI_SOV_V1, whole genome shotgun sequence harbors:
- the LOC130463930 gene encoding uncharacterized protein: MIGLIENMSRLDQQFSQEMAIDTILHSLHSGYDQFKLNYSMNSLDKTLTELHGMLKTAEKTLKSDKQDVLMVRGGKFKKSGKKRNAKKGGNKASPTKQTGAKSAKRKVSQPTSESECFYCKKKGHWKRDCLKLKEDQKNGTVVPSSGTKKK; the protein is encoded by the exons atgattggactcattgagaatatgagtcggctggatcagcaattttctcaggaaatggctatagacaccatcctccattctcttcatagcgggtatgatcagttcaaactgaactacagtatgaatagtctggacaaaacgctcactgagcttcacggtatgctgaagaccgctgaaaagacgctcaaaagtgataagcaggatgtgcttatggtgcgtgggggcaagttcaagaaatctggaaagaagaggaatgctaagaaaggtggcaacaaggccagcccaactaagcaaactggcgccaaatctgcaaagaggaaggtcagtcaacccacttctgaatccgaatgcttctactgcaaaaagaaggggcattggaagagagattgcttgaagctaaaggaagatcagaagaacggaacagtcgttccatcttcag ggactaagaagaagtag